In the Chaetodon trifascialis isolate fChaTrf1 chromosome 15, fChaTrf1.hap1, whole genome shotgun sequence genome, AGAAGCTCAAGTTCGGCATCGGCGACGGGAATCTACAGTATTATCTGTACAATTGGAAGTGTCCCAGCATGGGGTCAGAAAAGGTATATTTTCTGGGACAACTGCTTTTTACAATGCTAATATCATAACCTCAGGATGTCTGCAGGCCGCCACTGAATTTAGTAATGTTAGGAAACATTAAACGCAACAGAGGGATTGTTTCAGAGTGGGCTGTGCTGCAGGAGACCTGTAGCAAACACGGGTACAACAGCTAGCTGCAGCAGCTAGCGTCTCATGATCCCATAAAGGGCAAGTGTCAGATTTTGGTTGGTTAACAGGTGACTTAGGTATTTTTCAACCTGGACcctgttttccatgtttttgagTCCAGGCGAcgacaacagtttttgaaagTGGTCCAATCAGATTGTCATTCTaactgtctgacaacattacTGAAAGGATTCCTGCACAGACggacctttttgttaaagcgtaagatcctttttgttcaCCAGAAACAGCCGCTAATTAGCTCTCActaaagccaccagactccatttacataCAGGAATTTTATCATCCTAAAAcaaacttcattcaaacttgacagaaacaaaataaaactcaccaaacattttagtttcattgttttttgacCTGAGGAGCATCCCAGTGGGATCAGTACATTGTTCTAATATATATTGGGTTTTTTTGGCATGAAGTATGAGAGCCGGCGTTTCCTTTTTTCATCCGTTCGTCActttcagacaaaaacatgagaaaatcgAGTTACCTTTTAACCCTTCCGTCGATTTCCTGCCGCTTATCCAGGTCACATTAATTAAATTCATCACATCATCAGGAATTATTCTTATACACTGCTGGAAAAAAGTGACACTAAAAAGGTCTTAAAACCTCTTAAATTTAACATGTGGACCCTGCAGAAACCCGCCTCGCTAACGGCTCCACTTGTTTGTGCCTCAGGTTGGTTTGGTGCTGCAGTGACATCCCTTTACGCCATGAACAAGTGTCACCAACAGGCCAGGAGAGACCGCACCATCGCACTGACCACCTGACAGATGGACTGATGCCTTCCTGCTTCAGGAAAGGAAAACCCACCGCccatttttactttttgaccttttgaactttgacctgcaCTACCGCTGCCAGGCGGGGAGGCAGGGAGAGccttcctgctctccctcctccctcgaTCACATGGACCTTAAGCCATTGTAGTTACCATCCCAAACAACTGTATTTCATCTGAGAGCTGTCTTGATTGTaccaaacacacatccacacaagaACAGTTTGCACAGATCACTGTATACCAAACACTCTCTGTTGGCATACCTATGAAACGTACAATACATGTAAATAATATCAGACATTACTGCGGATTGttccttaacacacacacacacacacacacacacacacacacacacacacacacacacacacacacacagactagaaccttctcttttattttattcataaatGTTGAAAGTGCTTTTTGCagttaaaaataaatctgtcatCCTTCAGTTTTAGAGATAAAAATGAAActcaaaataatcaaaaaaatattttaaagaggaaaaggtTCAAAAAGGTGAGGTAATAAATACCAAAAGTGGACACCAGATAAGGGCTTCTGTTAAGATTTCTCTTGTCATGCTTGACCCTGTCTTGTTTTTTAGTTTTCTCCTCAAACCGTCTGTTCTGCAGTCATGACGGAGTCGTTTCAACACTGCTTCAAAAAGCTGTTTATGCCACAGCTGGCGTTTGTCCTCTGGAGTCCTTCTCGTCGGTAGTAACATCCatgaccctcctcctcctccagcttcctgcaCGAACAGAAGAAGCcccaaaacacagactgataaCAATGGACCAGCTCCTCTTAGGAGAGGGGGGtaaacatcagatttgttgtGGACGAGGCTGGACtgcctcacagaggctgaaGGTGTTTACACAACACGCTCATCAGCAGCGTTCAGATCTGTAATGGCACCAGTTTCAATGTCCACCCTGCTCGAAAAGTCTACGAGCGCTTCGTTTGAAACCAGAACTGTACGTTTGAAGACTTTTTGAATTCGTTGTGCAGACTTTGCATCACACAGGAAGTCTTAAAAATCATCAGAAAATGCGAAACAGGCAAAAGTATACATGCACATTTGCTGTAAAAAGGCACCGtcatggtttgtttttgtctcgtTTCAACGAGTATCTGATATGCTTTTATAAGCTTTATGTAGaaagagacaacacacacacagtagtatTAAGTTACATAATATAAAATGTGAGCATCGCAGGAGGAATTTCACCCCTGATCACGCAGGTGACGTCTGAGGAGTCAGGGTGGATGTTGGAGCTGGGCCCATGAGCAGCAGACTGGACTTCCAGGACTTAATGCAGGGtgggtggtgatgatgatgacgggGGGGTATGCCCCCCCATTTAAAGTGTTTCTTATGTACAATGGTGGTTGTTTTTGCAAACAGATGTAAAAGAACAACAATGGGTCTCATGATGCAGGAAAAGACTGTGAAGAtgcaggtgattttttttttttttttttttttgtgagcaagaaaataaaatctaGAAGTTGATGTGAAgttattgcatgttttttgtcaaaGGGGGTTTTCATGTTTACGCAGATTGTCcagaaatcaaattaaactgtCCTCTCAAACTAAAGCCAATGGTTTTTCATGCCAACTCAGGTGCCAACAGGTGCTTCGAGGGATTTAGACATCTCAGAACTTAAATATAAacttgaattttaaattctagAAAACGTGATATAAAATAAACCGACTAACTTGTATTAAAGTAGTTGAGACAGAATGTCGTTCGCAATACGAAACAGTTGGGGCGTGATTTATGGCTTTTCGCGAACTTGACGTTGATTGGTCGAAACTGCTTGAAGCGTACAAAGAAAAGCTCTAATTGGCCAGTGTTATCAACTGTCAGATATGTAGGCGGTACTTTAGCGACTCAAACACGGAAGTGGATGCAGTGAGCGGAGTGGTTGAGATCCACCTGGTCGACTGAAAGATGATCATTGTAGTGATAATTTGCGTCGCTTTAGgcatattaatattaaaatatgtCTTCAGCGGCTCCGGGCCCAACTTGTTTGAGACGGACACGCGTGAACCGTTGAAAGAGATGGTTCACGACcggaaagagaggaagaaagtgcTGAAGCAAGGTGAGTTAAATTACCAAGGTTGATGAATATGCTTAGTTTTTAGTTGCAAACCCTGAAGTAGAATCCatggaaataataaaatgttgaGCTGTCTCACTGTAAGTGAGAACCAAAATACTTTTATTgatgaaattaattaattgattcaATAACTCAGATGAATGCATAGTGAAAATAGTAGTTATTAGCAGCCCTGTGTCATTGCATGTCTTCATCCATATATGTCTTTAAAATAGATTAAATCTGATATCTGGGGTTGAAGAAGTTATAGCTGTAATTTACAAAACTGGAATTGAGTTTGAAATTCCTCAGGTTTATTCTGTTTGTGCCTCGTCTTTAGGTTTTCTGGCCAGTAAAGTTCCCGAAAACCTGGATGCCATCATCATCGGCAGTGGGGTCGGGGGACTTGGGCTTGCGGTGCTGCTGGCCAAAGTTGGAAAGAAAGTCCTGGTTCTGGAGCAGCACGGTCGGGCCGGAGGATGCAGCCACACGTTCACTGAGAAGAGCTTTGAGTTTGATGTTGGTGAGAAGATGGATATGTCACACCTGACATTCAGAAAGATTAGTCATCTGACGCTTTGTGTGAAGTATTTTTACACAGCACCAGAATTTGGACTTGTAAAAGCTGAGTGTGTCTCAGTTTGGGTGAGGGGGTCATTTTCAGGCTCTTTGTGGTTCAGCCTGATAAGAGTTTTGGTCACATATAACCTGCTTTGTCCCTCAGGAATCCACTACATCGGTGACCTGCTGGACCACAAGCCGTTCCGCTGCATGTTGGACAGCATGACGAATGGGCAGCTGCAGTGGGAGCCTCTGGAGAATCCCTATGACCAAGTAGTGCTGGGACCACCAGAAAACCGCCGCCAGTATCCCATCTACAGTGGCAGGACCCGCTTCCCCGAGGAGCTGAAGAAGTGCTTCCCCGGAGAGGAGAAGGCCATCGATGAGTACCTGAGGCTGGTCAAGGTGGGATCTTTTAATAATCAATGAGACTTTTCTCCCAGCGACCCGTGTCTTCATAAACTGTACTTCAGCACAGAGAGGCTTCATTATTCAGATTTCTATTGGTGTTGGCACAGATGTTGTTCAGGGACTCGAGGGTGGGTAAATCAAAGGTCGGAGATATTGGCCAACATTAGCTGAGACattgcatcatttcattcagttatAACAGCGTTTTGCCTTGgcacacacataaagaaatGTCACGTTCTTTATGCGTGTGGAGTCGTTTTCCTGCAtctgttcatttctttcagCTTTTAAAGTGCTCAGAGAAGTTTGCAtggataaaacaaaaacaagcagaaacatCAAAAAGCCAACCTTTTTGAAATTCACTAAGAAAAGAGAGATAAAAGGTGATGGATTCATTAAAATTCACTTTTCTCTGTTCtttattttcacatgttttggtCTGTAGCGTCTATGTTACTGCCGTCCTCTGTCAGCTGACTTTAGCCATCATCAGTTCTTCTTGTGTGCGTTCCAGCTCCGTCTGAGAGGAGGTTCACTGTGGTTTTATGGCTTCAGGTGTGAGCGTCATGAAGGGCCAAGAGGAAGTACACATCCGTGCCCCGATGGTCATCTCTAATGCCGGCATCTTCAACACCTACCAGCTGCTGCCCAAAGAGCTCCAGACCATGCCAGGTCAGGAAGAAGTCATTTTCTGGTTAATTTTTCTTTACTTGTTCATTAATCAGTCAGTCTAGAAAATGTCCAGGTGATAACCCATCGGCCTAAAACCcaacatgacatgacataaaagagagaaatgctgcaaataatCACACTCGAGAGGCTGCGAATGgagattgtttttctttgacagATGAGTTAAACAGTGATCACATTGTTACTGATTAATCCTCTGTTGACTGATCAGCTCAGCTCTACAGCAAATAGTGAAGTGTGAGCAACAACGCTGCAAGacagtaatttttttttattattgagGGCAAGGACTCAAAGACAAACCAAGTTTTCATGTTGCTGATCTGTTTGATGTGATGCAGCTATCCAGTGGCAGCTGAGTATGATGAAGAACGGCATTGGAggcctgagtgtgtttgtgggtcTGAATGGAACCAAGGAGGAGCTCGGCCTGAAAGCCAACAACTACTGGATCTTTGCCGAGAACAATTTCGATGAACTGTACGTCGTCCCGTGTGTTCTGCCATCATAACTGAAACATGCATTGTGAAAAATATACTGCATACTGTAGGATCGAGTCCCGCTGTAAGTCTCCATTTAGAAATAATGCACCTCCTTCAgctgtttcttctctgtgtgaaTGTTCTGGGGCAGGCTGGAGAAATACTTGAATGCAAAGAGGGAAGAATCGGCTAAAAGTGTCCCTCTGCTGGTGGTCAGCTCTCCCTCAACTAAAGATCCAACGTCAGAGGAAAGATCGCCAGGTACAGGAACATGTGATGTGACACCAAGGTCATGTGTAACAGATGTGGCTTGGACACATACAGAGACCGACACAGGGACTAGTTTTCAGCTTTTAATTTTGTCTGcagaagacacaaaacacacaatttacCCTCAGCAATGCAGAACAGCACCGTGTGAGCTAATTTGTCTATTAACAATATGCATGAATGCAATAAAATTGcatttaaatatgtaaataatacAACATACAATTGCTTATTAAATTACTTACAGAGTCATACCAAAGACTTCTGAAAAATATAATGTTTAACATGAATTATATTaacaaaacaccagaaaacactAAACACAATATATTCACGAAACAAGCAGTGACACCTGGTGGACAAAGCAAAAAAGCACACATGAAAGTGGAACTAACCAGaagcaacagaaaatacaacataaatcaaacaaaaacatacctgcagaagacacaaaacacacaatttgcCCTCTGGTCCACTGTCTGCACCTCAGCTCCtaaacaatacatttttaacAGTGAATAAGGTGGAAAATCTCCTGTTCTACAAGAAGACACGATTTTGGCAGAACGCTGTATTGCAAGTCGCGCCTAGAGAGTTACATAAAAACACCGTCCAAACTCCTAATAAAACTGctcaaaacagcacaaaacgGCCGGATAACATCATATTAACAACAGTTAACACAATTGTAAACAACAAACTAATATCAGAGCGTTTTCACACACAACTTACCCTCAGCAATGCAGAACAGCACTGTgaggggcagagaggaggagctaCGGAAACCCAAGAGGTACAGGAGCCACgaagggcaaaaaaaaagggCAGTTTCCACAGGAAAGTTAAAATaaccacaaataaaaacaactaaTTGAGATAaaatttatgtgctttttttaacTCCGTTACACATGCACAAGTTGTAACGACAGTCATAACGACGTGTTGTCCTGTTTTAGGAAAGTCCACCTTGAGTCTCATCAGTTTTGCCAACTACAAGTGGTTTGAGGAGTGGAAGGACGGCAAAGTGACAAACAGACCGGCTGAGtacaaagagctgaaacaggCATTCATTGACTCTACTCTGGAGGTGGTGATGGGTGTCTTCCCGAAGATAACCAGAGACAAGGTAACGTACCTGAATCTGTCCTACACACAGACTGTGTATGATGGAGCACTGAGAGGCTCAGGGAGGCTGAGTCGCACCTGAACGCCTCAGTTTTAACCATCCTGTAGCTGCTTTTGAATCATTAAGCCTGAAAATCCATGAAGATAAATCGCTGGCTGCTAACAACTGTTGCATCAAGTCATCAGTGAAAGACTCGCCTTCAGGCAGGTAGCCCTGTTGTATCAGTGTTTTCATCCTTTTCTGACATTATTTAGTGGTATTGGATTTATGCTGGTTGCTATTCTTTGCCAGGAAAGATTTTTAATGTCAGGTCGATTTTGGTtcaagctgctgttttgttgccGAACCTCtgaacacaaatgtgtgtggTGATACAGATGCAGTGATGCAGTCTGAATCCAGGCTCTCTCTCCTGGTTTACCAAACATGCatgtgctctttgtgtgtgtgtaggttgaGTACATTGATGCTGGAACCcccatcacaaacacacactataTCAGAACCCCAAAGGGTGAATTCTATGGAGCGGATCACGGCATCGCCCGTTTCAGCCCTGAACTTGGCGCTACATTGAGACCTCAGACTCCACTGAAGAACCTCTATCTGACAGGTTCGTCCGTCCGTGCAGCACAGATGTCTTATAGTTCCTGACAGGACCTCGCTGTgtctaaactgcattttgtgtcTTTGCGCTGCAGGTCAGGACTTGTTCGTGTGTGGCTTCGCCGGCGCTCTCGCTGGAGCTCTCACCTGCGGCTCGGTCATCCTCAACCGCAACCTCCACCTGGACACCATCGCCTTGGCGAAGAAGTTAATGAATGACAAACTGAAAGGAGAGTAACTGCCTGCAACACTGAGCTGAGTGACGGTTGCATATTGTAGCTAAAGTCAGCTACGGAGTCacgcagggttctgtgcttggaccacTTCTGTTCACCTTTTATATGCCTCCTTTAGGGAACATTATCAGGAAGCGCTCAATTAATTTTCAGTGCTATGCcgatgatacccagctatatttatcagtgaaaccagaagaaaccaatcagttaactagactacaagtatgtcttcaggacataatgatctgcaattttctgatgctcaACTCGGACAAAACTCAAGTTATAGTACTAGGCCctaaacaccttagaaactcaatttctgatgacatagcagttatggatggcattgcgctggcctctagcaccactgtaaagaatctgggagttatctttgatcaggacatgtcctttcactcccatataaaacaaatttcaaggactgccttttttcacctctgtAACACTGCAACAATCAGGCTCGTGCTGTCTCAAAACGATGCAGAAAAACTTGTCCGTGaattcgtaacttccaggttggattattgcaatcGGCGTTACTTCACTGACGCAGTCATACCGACGCTCTACAGTGAAACTAAAACAGAAGTTTTCGACACTTTGATGGAAGCGGGTAGGGTAGCTCTCACATGtgacatttacaatatatacaatacatacacactaatttaaaaatgacgattacacatgaaaacatagGAAAAATGTGAGATGTGATCAGGTTATCAGTACAACTTGCTTGTGAGTCGATGTTATTGTGcactgttatacagtctgatggctgtgggcaggaatgacCTGCGGTGGTGCTCCTTCCTGCACTGTGGATGTAAGAgtcttgtgctgaaggagctgctcagggtcctcacagtgtggtgcagggggtgtccatgatggatgtcatcttggctaacatccttctGTCCACCACCTCCTTGATAGAGTCCAAtgggcagcccaggacagagctggctctcttaaccagtttgttcagtctcttcctgtctctgtccgtgcTGCCCTCTCCCCAGCACACtatggcataaaacactgcagaggccaccaAAGTATCATAGAAAGTCTGTAGTAGAGCCCTGCACacaccaaaggacctcagtctcctcagcaggtgtAGGCGACGCTGGCCCTTCCTATGCAGGGCGTTAGTATtgtctgtccagtccagtttattgttgaggtgaacacccaggtacttaaaTGAGTCCACCGTGGCAATGTCCGAGCCCTGGATGTGAGGGGAAGGTTTCCTTTGGAAATCAATAACCAGCTAAAGTAAAGTGATCGCCAGTCCGCTGCGAGCAGGGTTCGAACCTGCGCGGGGAGACCCCATTGGATTTCAAGTCCAACGCCTTAACCACTCGGCCATCGCAGCTCGCTAgctatgctgctataggattagactgtcggggaACCTCCAACGATgcaccaagctcctctgttctcctctccctctccatctgcacgctttcatgtcctaccacggcgtgttactaacttagcttcttccccggagtctctgtgctttgtcgtctcgcaggttcccatggacagtggctgaatctggatcgtggattgcagctgcgtctcctaccatggccctgcctgacatccactgcaactgctactactgttgttacatccactgtcactgttactgtgactgcatttctgtctgtctgtctgtctgtctgtctgtctgtctgtctgtctgtctgtctgtctgtctgtctgtctgtctctatcccagctggtcgaggcagatggccgcccacccagagcctggttctgtctgagatttctgcctgtttaaaggaagtttttcatgagggaattgttgggtctctcacaacttctgttgtgatttggtgctatgcaaataaattgaattgaactgaattaatTAATCAGCGCTGTCAAACCTACAGGAGGCTATGGACTCTCACATCTCATTGAACAAATGAGTGATTATTAATACAACAGTGGGTCTAATTATACAGGAAAAGACTGAAGAtgcaggtgattttttttctttcatgttcaAGGTCATGTTTACGCAGAAAGTCCAGAATATCAAATTAAACAGTCCTTCAAATCATGGCAGCTACTTGTTGCAGTAAAgctctggcaaaaaaaaaaaaaaagaactcaGGGTCCATTTGCTGTCTTTAGTGGAcatgaagttgtttttttgtttagtttgtcaAACTAAAGTCAATTGTTTTTCATGCCAACTCCAGCAAAAAGGTTTTCTCATGGCATGTGGCAGGTGATACCTTGTGCTTATGGTTCATTGTATTTATTCAAGAAGATTTGGGCTCTGCCTTTTTTTGTTGACAGTGTTACGACAGATTGTCAACTGACAAAGTGTTGAGAACACACATAACCTGAATGGTTCAATGATACTCAACAAACAGGTATTGCTGGCTGTCTTCGTATGAAGTACTGCTACTAAAAGTAATAATAAGAAACGAAAtcttatacagcacttttcaaaaGAAATAAGAAGTTAATATTGAGGTTAAGATATCTAAGGATTTAAATATAGTTGAGCATTTTTAATTCtagaaaacatgacataaaaTAAACCACAATTTGTATTAAATAGTTGAATGAATTTAACACGTGAGACAATGTTGTTCGCATTACGAAACAGTTGGGGCGTGATTTCCGTCCTTTCTCGAACTTGACGTTGATTGGTCGAAACTGCCCGACGCGTATAAAGAAAAGCTCTAATTGGCCAGTGTTATCAACTGTCAGATATGTAGGCGGTACTTTAGCGGCTCAAACACGGAAGTGGATGCAGTGAGCGGAGTGGTTGAGATCCACCTGGTTGACCAAAAGATGATCAGTGTAGTGATAATTTGCATCGCTTTAGgcatattaatattaaaatatgtCTTCAGCGGCTCCGGGCCCAACCCGTTTGAGACGGACACGCGTGAACCGTTGAAAGAGATGGTTCACGACcggaaagagaggaagaaagtgcTGAAGCAAGGTGAGTTATATGACCAAGGTTGATAAATatgcttattttttatttgcaaaCCCTGAAGTAGAATCCATGGAAATAATAATCTGTTGAGCTGTCTCACTTTAAGTGGATTCCTCCGTCGAAAACAGCCCGTAAAGTAATATCTGTTAGTAAACTCTGGGCAATGTTTGTGTGTAGCACAGAAAGGCTGAGTGAGAAATATGCCTACAGGGGAATTTACACTTTGTACAGTAAAGTTATGTCACGTTTATCTATGGagtgaaatatttctgtttaaaCAGATTCAGTTGTCCTTCACTATTTGATGCATTAATTTTAACTTGTACATACAAATAAAGCGTCAATATTAAAGCAGAGTGTTCCGCGCTCCTGTTCAAAATAATGAAGCTTTACCTCTTCTTTCAGAAgctgcttttcaaaataaagttctaTCCTGCAAGCAGatattaaaaacataaacaaaaatccaaacaaatcaaaaacccTTGTATTGATGAAATAAATTGATCGATGGAGtcaaaaaaaatccccaaatgaATGCATAGTGAAAATAGTAGTTAGTGGCAGTCCTGTCTCATTGCATGTCTTCATCCATATATGTCTTAAAAATAGATTAAATCTGATATCTGGGGTTGAAGAAACTCAAGTTATAGCTGTTCTGTATCACGTTGATGTTTACAGTGGAGCTTGAACTCAGataatctaagatttttttcCAGCCAGTTACtcttaaatttaaaaaaatgacaaattcccATCAGAAATTCTCTCAGTCCACATTTTTGACTTATAATTTCAgtttgaccaacagtccaaaacgaATTCAGTtcacagaaacataaaacagagaaaagctgtaaATTCTCACATTTACAAAACTGGAATTGAGTTTGAAATTCCTCAGGTTTATTCTGTTTGTGCCTCGTCTTTAGGTTTTCTGGCCAGTAAAGTTCCCGAAAACCTGGACGCCATCATCATCGGCAGTGGGGTCGGGGGACTTGGGCTTGCGGTGCTGCTGGCCAAAGTTGGAAAGAAAGTCCTGGTTCTGGAGCAGCACGATCGGGCCGGAGGATGCTGCCACACGTTCACTGAGAAGGGCTTTGAGTTTGATGTTGGTGAGAAGATGGATATGTCACACCTGACATTCAGAAAGATTAGTCATCTGATGCTTTGTGTGAAGTATTTTTACACAGCACCAGAAATCGGGCTTGTGAAAGCTGAGTGTGTCTCAGTTTGGGTGAGGGGGTCATTTTCAGGCTCTTTGTGGTTCAGCCTGATAAGAGTTTTGGTCACATATAACCTGCTTTGTCCCTCAGGAATCCACTACATCGGTGACCTGCTGGACCACAAGCCGTTCCGCTGCATGTTGGACAGCATGACGAACGGGCAGCTGCAGTGGGAGCCTCTGGAGAATCCCTATGACCAAGTAGTGCTGGGACCACCAGAAAACCGCCGCCAGTATCCCATCTACAGCGGCAGGACCCGCTTCCCCGAGGAGCTGAAGAAGTGCTTCCCCGGAGAGGAGAAGGCCATCGATGAGTACCTGAGGCTGGTCAAGGTGGGATCTT is a window encoding:
- the LOC139343732 gene encoding all-trans-retinol 13,14-reductase-like, which encodes MIIVVIICVALGILILKYVFSGSGPNLFETDTREPLKEMVHDRKERKKVLKQGFLASKVPENLDAIIIGSGVGGLGLAVLLAKVGKKVLVLEQHGRAGGCSHTFTEKSFEFDVGIHYIGDLLDHKPFRCMLDSMTNGQLQWEPLENPYDQVVLGPPENRRQYPIYSGRTRFPEELKKCFPGEEKAIDEYLRLVKVHCGFMASGVSVMKGQEEVHIRAPMVISNAGIFNTYQLLPKELQTMPAIQWQLSMMKNGIGGLSVFVGLNGTKEELGLKANNYWIFAENNFDELLEKYLNAKREESAKSVPLLVVSSPSTKDPTSEERSPGKSTLSLISFANYKWFEEWKDGKVTNRPAEYKELKQAFIDSTLEVVMGVFPKITRDKVEYIDAGTPITNTHYIRTPKGEFYGADHGIARFSPELGATLRPQTPLKNLYLTGQDLFVCGFAGALAGALTCGSVILNRNLHLDTIALAKKLMNDKLKGE